From Mauremys mutica isolate MM-2020 ecotype Southern chromosome 15, ASM2049712v1, whole genome shotgun sequence, one genomic window encodes:
- the LOC123350440 gene encoding peptidoglycan-recognition protein SC2-like, with translation MLLLTWVVWFSALCAVALGCPSIVSRSQWGARSPKSRTSLKTPVSYVVIHHTAGNRCTSQESCSQQVKGIQNYHMGSRGWSDIGYNFLIGEDGRVYEGRGWNTRGAHASGWNDKSLGLAFLGNFSNGVPSAAARFAAQSLIRCAINRGSLSSSYTLKGHRNVGPTSCPGNALYGVISRWARFQA, from the exons ATGCTGCTGCTGACGTGGGTTGTGTGGTTCTCAGCGCTCTGCGCCGTGGCGCTCG GCTGCCCCTCCATCGTCTCCCGCTCCCAGTGGGGGGCCCGGTCCCCAAAAAGCAGAACCTCATTGAAGACCCCGGTGTCCTACGTCGTCATCCACCACACGGCAGGGAACCGCTGCACCTCGCAGGAATCCTGCAGCCAGCAGGTCAAGGGCATCCAGAACTATCACATGGGTTCAAGGGGCTGGTCCGACATCGGCTACAA cttcctgattGGCGAGGACGGCAGAGTCTACGAGGGCAGAGGCTGGAACACCAGGGGGGCCCACGCCTCCGGCTGGAACGATAAGTCACTGGGACTCGCCTTCCTGGGCAACTTCTCTA ATGGAGTCCCCAGCGCTGCTGCCCGGTTCGCCGCCCAGAGCCTGATCCGATGCGCCATCAACAGGGGCTCCCTAAGCAGCAGCTACACCCTGAAGGGGCATCGCAACGTGGGCCCGACCAGCTGCCCCGGGAACGCCCTCTACGGGGTCATCAGCCGGTGGGCCAGGTTCCAAGCCTGA